Part of the Leptospira terpstrae serovar Hualin str. LT 11-33 = ATCC 700639 genome, GGAAGGAAGCGGTATTTAAAACCAGAGTTACCAACTACCGAATCTGAATTGGATCTTAGTCAGAGAAAGGATGTAACTTCTGGGCTGCAGATAAAACCCCGAATAGGAATCAAATCCAAACCTGAGTCTTCTACGGCTCCAAAGCCTTCTCTTAAATACGAAGTACATACAAATATACAAAATAGTGTTTTGAAAAAAGATAAGGAATCAGATTGGGATGAGTTTTTGCGTTGGAGTGAAAAGAGACTTTCGTTGTCTACGAGGTTCGTGCTTTCCCAGGTCCGAGGACCTGAGGCATTGAGTGGGTTACAACTTTCTTATTGGGAACGCTGGAAGGCAAATCCATCCTAGGTTTCATTTGGCATGGATGAAGATGGTTTTCATTACTCAGATTTTGCCAAAGGTCATTTAACTTGGGTGATGTCTTGGTGGAATTGTTTTCTTCCGCCTGGGTATTCGATGATGTATACGCATTGACAAGATTCCCAAGCAGGGCTTGCGAAAAAATAATTGCCGCTTTCTGTTTGGCAAGAATCTTGTTTGGGTTTGATTTTATGGGTTGAAATAAGGCGCCCAAGGTCTTCGGCCTCTACTTCATCTAGTTGGATGGATTCTTGTTCTAAAAGAATAGAAGTGAGTTTTGGGGAAGTGGAGAGTAGGTTTGTAGCATTGACACAAGTGCTCCTTCTCATTGCTAAGCTGCCTGATTCAATGGCTTGTTGGCTCGCTTTTGCAGAAACAGCTGCATAAAAAACTTCTGTCCCATTTTGAGTTTTCCATTCGGATTTTAATGGCGTATAACTTTGGCAGGCGGTAATAAATAGTAGAATGAAAGGAATTGTAAATTTCATGGTTTGAGTCCTTACCGTGATTGAAGTTTTGTTAATTGAAATCCTATAGGAAGCGACTCGTCGAGGATAATTTATTGAAAATATTTCTAATTCGAGGAAACTAGGGTGATTGTCTATGAGTCTATTTAAACCTTTACCCTTTCTTTCTGGAGCCATGGTTCAGTCCTTTATGGCTTCTTTTAAATCAAAATCAGACAAACGATATGGGCATGCCATTGCAGGGGAGTGGAAATCGGTAAAGGCAACAGACGGCACAACGCTTCTTGCCCGAGTTCATGAAGTACCAAATCCAAAAGGACTCGTAGTTTTGGTTCATGGCTGGGAAGGTAGCATTCATTCCAGTTATATCATACGTACCACAAGGTTTTTTTTGAAAAAAGGGTTCTCTGTTTACCGGCTAAATTTGCGAGACCATGGGGATACACACCATCTTAATGAAGGAATCTTTAACGGAAGTTTGCTTCAGGAATCATATGAAGCGGTAAGAGAATTGGTAAAAACTTTTGGAACTAAGGGGCCTGTATTTTTGGCTGGGTTTTCATTGGGTGGTAATTTTGTATTGCGGATGGCTGCTCGTCATTCCCTTTCCAAGGTTGCCGACCAAATTCCTGGATTAAAACATTGTTTTGCATTTAGTCCAGCTTTGGATCCGAAAAGAGCTACAATTAAAATGGATGAACATCCTTTTTTGCGAAAATATTTTTTGAATTCCTGGAAAACATCTCTCGTAAAAAAAGCAAATTTATTTCCTCACTTGTATTCTTTTCATGATTTGGATGATTATCAGTCGGTAATGCACTTAACAGAAAAAATGGTGAGAGAGTTCTCCCATTTTTCTTCTGTGGATGAGTATTTTGAATCCTATACTTTGAATGATTTATTTTTTAAGTCTATTCGTATCCCTACAACCATTCTCACTTCTATGGATGATCCTGTCATTCCATGGAAGGAATTTGTTGAGATCCCTCCCTCTTCCTACTTAGAAGTTGTGATTGAGTCGAAAGGTGGACACTGCGGTTTTATTGAAGATTTGAATCGGTCTTCTTATTATTGGAAATTGATGGAAAAAAAGATGGGTTGATTTCTTCCCAAATTGTTAACCAATACTTTGCCCAATCAGTCTTTCTGGAGGTCCAAAATTTCCAATAGAATGAATCAAGTAACTCTCTGTTTGATAGAATCTTTAAAAGCGATTTTTTCTCCAAAGATTCGGGTCCATGTTTTAATAAAATTTCAAAATCTTCCTCGATAGATTTGGGAAGTTTGGATTGGTATAGTTTGTTTCCTTGGAGTTGTTTGTGTCTATTGTGAAATATGGGATGGACAAGGGCAAAAAAGAATTCGCGACCTTCGAGATAACTATTTTTATGAGATGTTAATTCTTCTTCTAGGCGACCGATTAAGTTTGTATTTGGTTTCCAAAAGCTAGGATCGAGTATTTTGTTTAATGATTTTTGTTCTTTGCCAGTTAGGATCACTAGAGGAATGGATAAAATCCAGCCGATCCAGATAGGCATTGTCAGAACAAATAACATAATCGAGTGAGTGTAACTTATATAGGCACAGGCAAAACCAAGAATGGTCACTCCAAAAAAAGAAGAGAGAATGTAAGGGATATTGTATCCTGAATCTGCATCTCGGTTTTGTGGTCCCCATGTGATTCTTTTGTTTAGTAATATAGAAAAAACAAAAATACTATGGTAGATCATATAGATAGGGGCGATGAGTATTGAAAATGTTGTCTCTAAAAGGAAGGCTGGAAGTTTTTTTAGAATTTGTAATCCAGGTAAGCTTATAAAACTAAGGACTCGGGGTAAAAATAACAACAATAAAGAAAGGTATAAAAGTTTTATATAGAGCGGATCGTAAATCTGCGATTTGAAGAATTCATATTCTTCGGGTAACATGGAATAATTTAAATATTTGTTATCTTCCAAATAGTTCCACAAACTTAATATGATGTAACACATCCAGATTGGTGAATTAAGATAAGATAGGATTCCGTTGAGAATATGGATTCGGTTGATAAAAGGGATTTTTTTGCCGAATAAAAACCAGAAATGTTGTAAGTTTCCTTGGCACCAACGTTGGTCTCTTTTGAGCGCGTCAATTATGTTGGGTGGATTTTCTTCGTAGCTTCCTTCTAATTCGTAAGCACATAAAACTTCAAACCCTGCTTTTCGCATGAGAGCCGCTTCCACAGTATCGTGGCTTAAAATTTTTCCACCGAGGCCACCATATTCAGGAAGGTGGGGAAGTGCACAATGTTCCATAAACGGTTTGACCCTTAAGATCGCATTGTGTCCCCAGTATCCCGATGCATTGATTTGCCAAAAGCTAGCTCCTTTTAAGAAAAAAGGACTAAAAAGATAAGAAGAAAATTCTGTTAATTTTTGGAAAATGGTAGTGGATCTAAAAATTTTGGTACTAGATTGAATGATACCTGCGTTAGGGTTTTTTTCCATATTGGCGATCAGTTGGATGATGAGTTCGCCAGAAACTAAACTATCGGCATCCAAAACGATCATGTATTTGTATTTTTTCCCCCACCTTCTGCAGAAATCCGCGAGGTTTCCACTTTTTCCATTTAGGTTACTTTTTCTTCTGCGGTAGTGGAAGTTATGGAAGTTGTTTTTTGACTCACATAACTCTATGTAGGCGGCTTCTTCTTTGATCCATTTTTCTGGTGTTCTTGTGTCGCTAAGGATAAAAAAATCTAGTTTTGGTAATTTGTAAATTTTTTCTACTGACTCAAAAATTACTTTGATTCTAGAAAATATGGAAATTTCATTTTCTTCATAAACGGGCATCACAACGGCAACGTGGATGGCTTCATAAGCAGGAAAATCCAAATTTTCCTTCGGGATTTGTTTTGCTTTCAGGAGTGGATCTCCTTTTTTTCTCAGAGATAATAAAAAACCAAAGAGTGAAGTGCTGGCTCCATAGGACAACATCGGCAAAAGAAAAATCAGCGTAATGAATTGATAGTATTCGGTGATCTCGATCCCCCGAAAAGAAATGATTTCAATAAATAAACTAAATCCCCATATCACTGGGATTATAAACGAAAGAAAAAATAAACTACGTTGGATTTGGATCATAACAACCTAAATATAATTAAGTAATAGAGAAGGCTCCAAAGGAAGATAGATACGATGACAAATACTGGTTTTAAGGAACCAACAATTGATTGTTTTGTTTTTTTTGTGTCCCTTTTCCATTCAGAGGAATGAGGAATCATTGAACCAAATTGCCAAGATCTATCGGCTATGGGAAGTGAATGGGTTGGCATTATTTCGTTTGTTTTTAGATAACTTTCCCAAAGTTTCCAATCGGACGAAAATGAGAGTTCCAGGGGAGAAGACTTGAAAAAATTATTTAATATCTCTGCAATTTTGTATTCATTTTGGATTCCATTTAGAATTAGATAGGTGCGAGTTCTCTCGCTAAATTCATTCATATATTCAGTGTTATTTGGATAGTCCATCACGATACATCCAGGTTTCGGTAATTCTTTGGTTCCCATTTTCCAGGTAAACAGTCCAGTCCGACTCATCTGCTAATGCAGGATACCAGATTTGCAAACGCCACTGGTCAAGTTCGGATATTTTCTCTATCTTGTAACGAATATGTTCTGAAGGAATTTTATTATTTTTGATAATAGCATTTAGGTTTGTTTTACGATCTAAAGATTTGAGTTCATCACCAGTGAAATAAAGTGTGAAAACTTTCTCTTTTGGGAAAAGTGGGTCTACTCCTCTATAAAATGCAGAGGCTTTTCCTAATGTATGGTGTTTTGGAGATTTTTCAGTATAGTGGAGTGTGTATTGGAATTCGTAACCTTCATTTAAGTTAGGTGGGACAGCTGGTTCCCAAAATGTAGTCACATTGTCATCCGAATCTAAATTGGTGGTAAACTCGAGTAAATACAGATTTCCCTTACCCCAGTCACCTTTTGGTTCCACCCAGACGCTAGGCCTTAAGTGGTATTTGAGTTTTTCGTCTTGGTAACTTTTGAACTTACGATCTCTTTGGATGAGTCCATAACCTAATGGTGAATCTAATGGAATTCTTGTTAGCTGGGTTTTTTTGGGATTGATCAGGGGTCTCCACTCCCAATCGCCAGTTTTGTTTTGTGTGAGGAGGCCATCAGAGTCGTGCACTTCAGGGTGGATGTTGCCTAATATGGGATTGTCTGATTCTCCATATAAATACATGGAGGTTACTGGAGCAAATCCTAGACGTTTGATTTTTTTGCGAAGATAAATTTTTGCTCGTACATCAATGGTTGTGACTTCGCCTGGTTTTACAATGAACTCATAAGAGCCTACTACGGATTCGCTATTCATGATGGAGTAGATAGTGATGGTTGTGTCTGTTTTTTGTGGGCGTTTGATGTAGAAACTTTCGAAGATTGGAAACTCTTCTTTGTCTTTGGGACCTGTGTTGATAGCAAGTCCTCTTCCTGATAGTCCATAGACTTGGCCTTTGGAAATTGCTCTGAAATAAGAGGAACCCTGAAAAACTAAAAATTCTTCTAATGCTTCTTTTTGATTGATCGGATAATGAACGCGAAAACCTGTATAATGAAGATTTTTCGTAAGTTCTGCAAAATCTTCTGAGAGAGGTAGGTCTCCAAAGTTAAAACGTGATGCATCGTAGGGAATTTCCACCGGTTTTTCATTGATCACTTCATATATTTGAATTCCGTTGCTGTAGATATGTCCTGGATGAAAAAAATGGAGTTGGTAGGGCAGAGCAAGATTCTTCCAGATCGCTACATCGGGTTTGTATTCGATTTGCCTATAATCATCATAACTAATCCCATCAAGGCCTGGAATTTTGAACTCCGGAGTTGGGGAAAATTTAGACTTCAATTTCTGTTGTGCAATCAAATCTGTACTATGAAAGTCGAAAACTTCGGTAGGAGTGGATATCGCCATAAGAGTGGCTAATTTGTTTAGGGTCAGATCGTTTTTTCGGATGATGATGATGACACACAATACCAAGGCAATGAGTGCTAGATATAGGTTCAATTTCTTCATAGGGTAATGATTAATTAACATTCTATTGGGTCACGTAAATAATCTGATGTAGCATTTTTACCTCACTAAACATGGATTAAGCAAGACGGCGATTTTTTTATATTGCATATTTCGATTGTTTCTATAGGGTTCCCTCATCTTATGAAACTTGTTTCCGCAAAGTTCTTTCTCCTGTTAGCCGTCA contains:
- a CDS encoding glucan biosynthesis protein; the encoded protein is MKKLNLYLALIALVLCVIIIIRKNDLTLNKLATLMAISTPTEVFDFHSTDLIAQQKLKSKFSPTPEFKIPGLDGISYDDYRQIEYKPDVAIWKNLALPYQLHFFHPGHIYSNGIQIYEVINEKPVEIPYDASRFNFGDLPLSEDFAELTKNLHYTGFRVHYPINQKEALEEFLVFQGSSYFRAISKGQVYGLSGRGLAINTGPKDKEEFPIFESFYIKRPQKTDTTITIYSIMNSESVVGSYEFIVKPGEVTTIDVRAKIYLRKKIKRLGFAPVTSMYLYGESDNPILGNIHPEVHDSDGLLTQNKTGDWEWRPLINPKKTQLTRIPLDSPLGYGLIQRDRKFKSYQDEKLKYHLRPSVWVEPKGDWGKGNLYLLEFTTNLDSDDNVTTFWEPAVPPNLNEGYEFQYTLHYTEKSPKHHTLGKASAFYRGVDPLFPKEKVFTLYFTGDELKSLDRKTNLNAIIKNNKIPSEHIRYKIEKISELDQWRLQIWYPALADESDWTVYLENGNQRITETWMYRDGLSK
- the mdoH gene encoding glucans biosynthesis glucosyltransferase MdoH; this encodes MIQIQRSLFFLSFIIPVIWGFSLFIEIISFRGIEITEYYQFITLIFLLPMLSYGASTSLFGFLLSLRKKGDPLLKAKQIPKENLDFPAYEAIHVAVVMPVYEENEISIFSRIKVIFESVEKIYKLPKLDFFILSDTRTPEKWIKEEAAYIELCESKNNFHNFHYRRRKSNLNGKSGNLADFCRRWGKKYKYMIVLDADSLVSGELIIQLIANMEKNPNAGIIQSSTKIFRSTTIFQKLTEFSSYLFSPFFLKGASFWQINASGYWGHNAILRVKPFMEHCALPHLPEYGGLGGKILSHDTVEAALMRKAGFEVLCAYELEGSYEENPPNIIDALKRDQRWCQGNLQHFWFLFGKKIPFINRIHILNGILSYLNSPIWMCYIILSLWNYLEDNKYLNYSMLPEEYEFFKSQIYDPLYIKLLYLSLLLLFLPRVLSFISLPGLQILKKLPAFLLETTFSILIAPIYMIYHSIFVFSILLNKRITWGPQNRDADSGYNIPYILSSFFGVTILGFACAYISYTHSIMLFVLTMPIWIGWILSIPLVILTGKEQKSLNKILDPSFWKPNTNLIGRLEEELTSHKNSYLEGREFFFALVHPIFHNRHKQLQGNKLYQSKLPKSIEEDFEILLKHGPESLEKKSLLKILSNRELLDSFYWKFWTSRKTDWAKYWLTIWEEINPSFFPSISNNKKTDSNLQ
- a CDS encoding YheT family hydrolase — protein: MSLFKPLPFLSGAMVQSFMASFKSKSDKRYGHAIAGEWKSVKATDGTTLLARVHEVPNPKGLVVLVHGWEGSIHSSYIIRTTRFFLKKGFSVYRLNLRDHGDTHHLNEGIFNGSLLQESYEAVRELVKTFGTKGPVFLAGFSLGGNFVLRMAARHSLSKVADQIPGLKHCFAFSPALDPKRATIKMDEHPFLRKYFLNSWKTSLVKKANLFPHLYSFHDLDDYQSVMHLTEKMVREFSHFSSVDEYFESYTLNDLFFKSIRIPTTILTSMDDPVIPWKEFVEIPPSSYLEVVIESKGGHCGFIEDLNRSSYYWKLMEKKMG
- a CDS encoding helix-turn-helix domain-containing protein: MSESKRTGVWVAQWMEDLGLTPNQTRLYAEIVSLDAKGGCFASNEYLGAVLRLKRDTVSRLVSQLKAKGLLKQTGFDGRKRYLKPELPTTESELDLSQRKDVTSGLQIKPRIGIKSKPESSTAPKPSLKYEVHTNIQNSVLKKDKESDWDEFLRWSEKRLSLSTRFVLSQVRGPEALSGLQLSYWERWKANPS